A DNA window from Gillisia sp. Hel1_33_143 contains the following coding sequences:
- a CDS encoding glycosyltransferase family 4 protein codes for MMHIAFITPEYPHSFTNSSGGLGTSIKNLAHSLIHQGMEVSIFIYAQDQNKTFKEDKINFYLIKQKSYKFGGFYFYRKYLQQYINKKVKEKSIDLLEAPDWTGITAFMKFKCPLVIRLNGSDGYFCHLENREQKPKNRLFEKRALQAANAIVSVSAFTAKVTSDIFKLEKKITVIPNSLDPNNFMPSTLKVDKNLLLYFGTIIRKKGVLELASIFNKVVQEKPNAKLLLLGKDVVDVFENKSTLELFITSLSKEAKSMVEHLQEVSYSEVQNYIASAKVILLPSFAEALPMTWLEAMCMEKALVTSNVGWAPEVMIDGETGFTVDPKDHASYASKIVKLMNENHLNEQMGKAARKQVLSKFSTDVVVLQNIEFYRKVILNFKV; via the coding sequence ATGATGCATATTGCCTTCATAACTCCAGAATATCCTCATTCATTCACCAATAGTTCCGGAGGTTTGGGCACCAGTATTAAAAATCTCGCACACTCGCTGATACATCAAGGTATGGAAGTGAGTATTTTTATTTATGCTCAAGATCAAAACAAAACTTTTAAAGAAGACAAGATCAATTTTTATCTTATAAAACAAAAGAGCTATAAATTTGGTGGCTTTTATTTTTACAGGAAATATCTTCAGCAATACATAAATAAAAAAGTAAAAGAAAAATCTATAGATCTTTTAGAAGCTCCAGACTGGACAGGGATCACTGCTTTTATGAAGTTCAAATGTCCTTTGGTGATAAGGCTTAATGGCTCTGATGGTTATTTTTGCCATTTAGAAAATAGAGAACAAAAGCCTAAGAATAGATTATTTGAAAAAAGAGCCTTGCAAGCTGCAAATGCAATAGTTTCTGTAAGTGCTTTTACAGCAAAAGTAACATCTGACATCTTTAAATTAGAAAAGAAGATAACAGTTATTCCCAACAGTCTAGATCCAAATAATTTTATGCCTTCAACTTTAAAGGTTGATAAAAACTTGTTGCTATATTTTGGTACTATAATTCGTAAAAAGGGAGTTTTAGAATTAGCTAGTATCTTTAATAAAGTAGTACAAGAGAAGCCAAATGCTAAACTTCTCTTATTAGGAAAAGATGTGGTAGATGTTTTTGAAAACAAATCGACTTTAGAATTATTTATAACTTCGCTAAGTAAAGAGGCCAAATCTATGGTAGAACATTTACAAGAAGTAAGTTATTCGGAAGTTCAAAACTACATAGCATCTGCCAAGGTGATACTGCTTCCAAGTTTTGCAGAAGCATTGCCAATGACTTGGTTAGAAGCTATGTGTATGGAAAAGGCTTTGGTAACCTCTAATGTGGGATGGGCTCCAGAGGTAATGATAGATGGCGAAACAGGCTTTACAGTAGATCCTAAAGATCATGCCTCTTATGCCAGTAAGATCGTTAAGTTAATGAATGAAAATCACTTGAATGAACAAATGGGCAAAGCTGCTCGTAAGCAAGTATTATCTAAATTCTCAACAGATGTAGTTGTCTTGCAAAATATTGAATTTTACAGGAAAGTTATCTTAAATTTTAAAGTTTAA
- a CDS encoding glycosyltransferase family 2 protein has product MILIIHQNASQVLEVLKDGKSLDIKFNSCVEAFWALSEKFQDDIIAWCDVALKPQLNIASWNKVFHHNLIMASYGVNTMYLPQSIGYVDQLPFANVLSELTYATWRMSSDVGGLKGEVILKFKDFFDSIQNFEYLINSIAKLGQQNGLFCYSAPGLIKSGKRSSLEYTATKNELFSFVFQYYKSFRVVILFWCIFKFEKEVPLFSFFTSFFRSKFFQKKIDLSDISINSKRIFTNSNSIDVIIPTIGRTQHVLQVVDDLKNQTLLPKRVIIIEQNQYPNVHSELTEKLNEEYPFEIIHKYIHQTGACNARNIALKEIKSEWVFFCDDDNRIENDLLRRGLEEIRKYGVEVLNTAYIQTGESRIYEDVKQWGTFGAGNGIVLTSAIKDISFSMVFEHSYGEDVDFGMQLRKLGNEIMFHPNLEIIHLKATMGGFRTKPKLPWFSEVYAPKPSPALMALALKYYSKQQLLGFKTVLFLKFYASQTIKNPFKYYNNMQKRWEASNKWAKYLIKENE; this is encoded by the coding sequence ATGATATTAATAATCCATCAAAATGCAAGTCAAGTTCTGGAAGTACTTAAAGATGGAAAATCTTTAGATATTAAATTTAATTCATGTGTTGAAGCCTTTTGGGCACTTTCCGAAAAATTTCAAGATGATATAATTGCCTGGTGCGATGTCGCTCTTAAACCTCAATTAAACATTGCATCTTGGAACAAGGTATTTCATCATAATCTTATTATGGCTTCCTATGGTGTAAATACTATGTATCTACCGCAAAGCATAGGATATGTAGATCAATTACCTTTTGCGAATGTTCTGTCTGAATTAACCTATGCTACTTGGAGAATGAGCAGTGATGTTGGCGGGTTGAAGGGAGAAGTGATCTTAAAATTTAAAGATTTTTTTGATAGTATTCAAAACTTTGAATATTTAATCAACTCTATTGCTAAACTTGGACAACAAAATGGTCTTTTTTGTTATAGTGCACCAGGTTTAATTAAATCAGGAAAAAGATCAAGTCTGGAATACACCGCTACAAAGAATGAACTTTTTTCTTTTGTATTTCAGTACTATAAAAGTTTTAGAGTGGTTATTCTTTTCTGGTGTATTTTTAAATTTGAGAAGGAAGTTCCTTTGTTCTCTTTTTTTACATCTTTCTTCAGATCAAAATTTTTTCAGAAGAAAATAGATCTATCAGATATTTCTATTAATTCAAAAAGAATATTTACAAACTCCAATTCAATAGATGTTATAATTCCAACCATTGGGAGAACGCAACATGTTTTACAAGTTGTTGATGATCTAAAAAATCAAACTTTATTGCCTAAGAGAGTTATCATAATTGAGCAGAATCAGTATCCAAATGTACATTCTGAGTTGACAGAAAAACTTAATGAGGAATATCCATTTGAAATCATTCATAAGTACATCCATCAAACAGGAGCATGTAACGCTCGAAATATTGCATTAAAGGAAATTAAATCGGAATGGGTTTTCTTTTGTGATGACGATAACAGAATAGAGAATGATCTTTTAAGAAGAGGTCTAGAGGAAATAAGAAAATATGGAGTGGAGGTTTTAAATACTGCGTATATCCAGACAGGAGAAAGTAGAATTTATGAAGATGTAAAACAATGGGGAACTTTTGGAGCAGGAAATGGAATTGTATTAACGAGTGCTATAAAAGATATAAGTTTTTCTATGGTATTTGAGCATAGTTATGGAGAAGATGTAGATTTTGGAATGCAATTAAGAAAGCTTGGGAATGAGATTATGTTCCATCCTAATTTAGAAATTATTCATTTAAAAGCCACAATGGGAGGATTTAGAACAAAGCCTAAACTACCTTGGTTTTCAGAAGTATATGCTCCAAAACCTTCTCCTGCATTAATGGCCTTAGCATTAAAATATTATTCAAAACAACAATTATTAGGCTTTAAAACAGTGCTTTTTTTAAAATTCTATGCTTCTCAAACTATAAAGAATCCTTTTAAATATTATAATAATATGCAGAAGAGATGGGAAGCAAGCAATAAATGGGCCAAGTATTTAATTAAAGAGAATGAATAG
- a CDS encoding glycosyltransferase family 2 protein: MNSFSPMELDFTLIICTYQRSKALSRLLDSIKIQTLYPDQILIIDGSLDNETEFLLSKNQITNLEYYKVTEDNRGLTKQRNFGVDKVIRTTEIICFLDDDIVLTPDYFKNLISTYKTYPSAIGVGGYIKDEVKWFTAKQSAHFDEYSIDGYTRKLGSRNLFRKKMKMLSNDPPGYMPEFSNGLSISFLPPSGKTYPVEFFMGGVSSYRKSLFGDMRFSDYFIGYGLYEDMDFCLRASKRGKLFVNTSAQLYHLHEEEGRPNQFKYGKMVLRNGWYVWRVKYPNPSIAAVIKWNYIAFVLTLIRLGNVINTSQKKAAFTETLGRVAGWFSLIYNKPKMRN; this comes from the coding sequence ATGAATAGTTTTTCACCGATGGAATTAGATTTTACGCTTATAATTTGTACCTACCAACGTTCAAAAGCGTTAAGTAGGCTACTTGATTCTATCAAAATTCAAACACTTTATCCAGATCAGATCTTAATAATTGATGGCTCTTTAGATAATGAAACTGAATTCTTATTATCTAAAAATCAGATCACGAATTTAGAATATTATAAAGTTACGGAAGATAATAGAGGGCTTACCAAACAGAGAAATTTTGGTGTTGACAAGGTGATTCGTACTACAGAAATTATATGCTTTCTAGATGATGACATTGTTCTAACTCCAGATTATTTTAAAAATCTAATTTCTACCTATAAAACATATCCTTCAGCAATTGGAGTGGGAGGTTACATAAAAGATGAGGTAAAATGGTTTACAGCTAAGCAATCAGCTCATTTTGATGAATATTCTATTGATGGATATACTCGAAAATTAGGTAGCAGGAACTTATTTCGAAAGAAAATGAAGATGTTGAGTAATGATCCTCCAGGATATATGCCCGAATTTTCTAATGGGTTGTCAATTAGTTTTTTGCCTCCCTCTGGCAAAACCTATCCAGTGGAATTTTTTATGGGGGGAGTTTCCTCTTACAGAAAAAGTCTTTTCGGTGACATGAGATTTTCAGATTATTTTATTGGATATGGTTTATATGAAGATATGGACTTTTGTTTAAGAGCATCTAAAAGAGGAAAATTATTTGTAAATACCAGTGCGCAACTATACCATTTACATGAAGAGGAGGGAAGACCTAATCAGTTTAAATATGGGAAAATGGTACTAAGAAACGGTTGGTATGTTTGGCGTGTTAAATATCCTAACCCATCTATAGCTGCTGTGATAAAATGGAATTACATAGCATTTGTTCTTACCCTTATTCGCTTGGGCAATGTTATAAACACCTCTCAGAAAAAAGCGGCGTTTACAGAAACCTTAGGAAGAGTTGCGGGTTGGTTTAGTTTGATTTATAATAAACCAAAGATGAGAAATTAA
- a CDS encoding class I SAM-dependent methyltransferase codes for MIYLFLKEKGLVFENSKTIDLLHVAPEKCIYDKIKYSNHIEYFPLDLYPDYYYYLNGPTLIKGDVTDLQFIDEKFDFIFCNHVLEHIPDDNKAMSELFRVLKKDGSAVLLVPIDKQLLETYEDFSITDPKEREKAFGQDDHVRLYGKDYVNRLATAGFKVSAIDYWNTLSKRDRFKYGILENELIYFVEK; via the coding sequence ATGATTTACCTATTTCTAAAAGAAAAAGGTTTAGTTTTTGAAAATTCTAAGACAATCGATCTCCTTCACGTAGCACCTGAAAAATGTATTTATGATAAGATTAAATATTCAAATCATATTGAATATTTTCCACTAGATCTATATCCAGATTATTACTACTATTTAAATGGCCCAACGTTAATAAAGGGGGACGTAACTGACCTTCAATTTATAGACGAAAAGTTTGACTTTATATTTTGTAATCACGTACTAGAGCATATTCCTGATGATAATAAAGCTATGAGCGAACTATTTAGAGTACTGAAAAAAGATGGAAGCGCTGTTCTTTTAGTCCCAATTGACAAACAATTATTAGAAACGTACGAAGACTTTAGTATAACAGACCCAAAAGAAAGAGAAAAAGCTTTTGGCCAAGATGATCATGTAAGATTATATGGAAAAGATTACGTAAATAGATTAGCAACAGCAGGTTTTAAAGTTTCTGCTATAGATTACTGGAATACTTTATCAAAACGTGATCGCTTTAAATATGGAATATTAGAGAATGAATTGATCTATTTTGTAGAGAAATAG
- a CDS encoding glycosyltransferase family 4 protein, whose translation MKLAVITHILHKQKNEEYYSYEPYIREMNLWFKYASDVIIVAPLSKDSITKIESKYLKDTISFKTIPQISFLSFLMTLKSFLNMPFIVFRILNAMNAADHIHLRSPGNIGLIGCILQIFFPKKPKTVKYAGNWDPNAAQPWSYKWQKKILSNARLSKNIKVLVYGEWDGQTKNIVPFFTASFSKTEKINSIKKITSPYKFVFVGTLNEGKRPFFTIKLIENLLKMRIPVSLEMYGNGVMKQELEEYITINNLDPFIKLMGNQNLKIVKKAYCNSHFLILASKSEGWPKAIAEAMYFGCIPIATNISCVDWMLDYGKRGILIEPDVESATRMIEDKLSDIAKLQEMSVNAMEWSQQYTLEYFDEAIKSVIKI comes from the coding sequence ATGAAGTTAGCTGTAATTACACATATTCTGCATAAACAAAAGAATGAAGAATATTATTCTTACGAGCCCTACATTAGAGAGATGAATTTATGGTTTAAATATGCTTCTGATGTGATCATAGTTGCTCCATTATCTAAAGATTCAATTACAAAAATAGAATCAAAATATTTAAAAGATACTATTAGCTTTAAGACAATCCCTCAAATTTCTTTCTTAAGTTTTTTAATGACTTTAAAGAGTTTCTTAAACATGCCATTTATTGTTTTTAGAATTTTAAACGCAATGAATGCCGCAGATCATATTCATTTAAGAAGTCCGGGAAACATTGGGCTTATTGGTTGTATTTTGCAAATATTTTTTCCGAAGAAACCTAAGACAGTTAAGTATGCAGGGAATTGGGATCCCAATGCAGCACAACCTTGGAGTTATAAATGGCAAAAGAAGATATTAAGTAATGCAAGACTTAGTAAGAATATCAAAGTATTGGTTTACGGAGAGTGGGATGGTCAAACTAAAAATATTGTTCCCTTTTTTACAGCGTCATTTAGCAAAACTGAAAAGATAAACTCAATTAAGAAAATAACTAGCCCTTATAAATTTGTTTTTGTAGGAACGTTAAACGAAGGTAAAAGACCTTTCTTTACGATCAAGTTAATTGAAAATCTTTTAAAGATGAGGATTCCTGTTTCCTTAGAAATGTACGGTAATGGTGTTATGAAACAAGAGTTAGAAGAATATATTACTATTAATAATTTAGATCCATTTATTAAGTTAATGGGAAATCAAAATTTAAAAATAGTAAAAAAGGCCTATTGTAATTCACATTTTTTGATCTTGGCTTCAAAATCTGAGGGTTGGCCAAAGGCAATTGCTGAAGCCATGTATTTTGGATGCATCCCCATTGCTACCAATATTTCTTGTGTGGACTGGATGTTGGATTATGGCAAGAGAGGAATTTTAATAGAGCCTGATGTGGAAAGTGCAACAAGAATGATTGAAGATAAATTATCTGATATAGCAAAACTGCAAGAAATGTCGGTAAACGCTATGGAATGGTCTCAGCAATACACTTTAGAGTATTTTGATGAGGCTATAAAGAGCGTAATTAAAATATAG
- a CDS encoding glycosyltransferase family 4 protein, protein MKVLQLIDSLRLGGAEKMSVSYANALAERIEGSFLCCTRLDGFLKEELHTTVNYVFLNKKSILDTNAIFKLKNFIKYHNIDVVQAHGSSYFIASLVKMLWPNFKLVWHVHNGASEQMNFFELNTLKFLSRFFDGIITVNISLSNWAKENLNCKNVIDLPNFVLNNSSSKVGDLTLKGEADAFKIICVANLRPEKDYSNLIKAFKEFAKNKNVSLHIIGNDLDTLYSEKILKELENSGTNKKMFYYGSRRNVIFLLKQADLGVISSRSEGLPVALLEYGLAGLCVVSTDVGHCKDVIKNNGIVVGKEDHIYLSKAFNTYYSNRELAKTDALKFHNDITKKYSPSTVVSRLIEFYNSILITN, encoded by the coding sequence ATGAAAGTTCTTCAACTAATAGATTCTTTAAGATTAGGTGGAGCAGAGAAAATGTCAGTTTCCTATGCCAATGCTTTGGCAGAAAGAATTGAGGGTTCTTTTTTATGCTGTACCCGTTTGGATGGTTTTTTAAAAGAAGAATTGCATACTACGGTTAATTATGTTTTTTTGAATAAAAAGAGCATTTTAGATACTAATGCCATCTTCAAATTAAAGAATTTCATTAAATACCATAATATTGATGTAGTACAAGCGCATGGAAGCTCATATTTCATTGCTAGCTTAGTAAAAATGTTATGGCCAAATTTTAAACTTGTTTGGCATGTACATAACGGAGCTAGTGAGCAAATGAATTTTTTTGAATTGAATACTCTAAAATTTCTTTCTCGCTTTTTTGATGGTATTATAACCGTTAATATATCTTTGAGTAATTGGGCAAAAGAGAATTTGAATTGTAAAAATGTAATCGATTTGCCGAATTTTGTTTTGAATAATTCTTCTTCGAAAGTTGGAGATCTAACTTTAAAGGGAGAAGCTGATGCATTTAAAATTATTTGTGTTGCAAATTTAAGACCTGAAAAAGATTACTCTAATCTTATAAAAGCTTTTAAGGAATTTGCTAAAAATAAGAATGTTAGTTTGCATATTATAGGAAATGATCTAGACACTTTATATTCTGAAAAAATATTGAAAGAATTAGAAAATTCAGGAACTAATAAAAAGATGTTTTACTACGGCTCTAGGAGAAATGTAATTTTTTTACTTAAACAGGCAGATTTAGGGGTGATTTCCTCAAGGTCGGAAGGATTACCAGTAGCACTTCTGGAGTATGGTTTGGCAGGTCTCTGTGTGGTTTCTACAGATGTAGGGCATTGTAAAGATGTAATTAAAAATAATGGTATAGTTGTAGGAAAAGAAGATCACATCTATTTGTCCAAAGCATTTAACACTTACTACTCTAATAGAGAATTAGCGAAAACTGATGCTTTGAAATTCCATAATGATATCACTAAAAAATATTCGCCAAGTACAGTAGTTTCCAGATTAATTGAGTTTTATAATTCAATACTAATAACTAATTAG
- a CDS encoding O-antigen ligase family protein, which yields MGYLVYAYRPSASILLLGTMVFFVFYIVLKDNKNNEALMAAAYIAGAEVFYRMNGAMVFYETGKYSVIIFLVLGMFYKGTSSKTVPYWLYLLILIPGIIMASITLNYDVVFRKAIAFNLSGPVCLGVSALYCYYKKISADQFNNLIILLLMPLVANMTYLYFYTPNIGEALMSGTGSNYAASGGYGPNQISTVMGLGAFLACSRLFVVKNKMINLIDLIIFGMMFFRAMVTFSRGGVLTGIICIIAFVLIFYQKKIGIDQVKLLRKSGIFFGALIIIWMYTTLKTQGLITYRYTNRDAAGKLEDDITTGRAELIETELQGFYNHPIMGVGVGKAKEYRSDEVGSATASHNEISRLLSEHGLLGLAAILILIFVPVVFWFKFKNNYYFLAFLAFWFLTINHSAMRIALPGFVYGLALLYIVDEKKNPVYRKRLNH from the coding sequence ATGGGATATCTGGTCTATGCTTACAGGCCATCTGCCTCTATCCTTTTACTAGGGACAATGGTTTTCTTCGTGTTCTATATAGTTCTTAAGGATAATAAAAATAATGAAGCTTTAATGGCTGCAGCATATATTGCTGGGGCAGAAGTATTTTATAGAATGAATGGAGCCATGGTTTTTTATGAAACCGGGAAATATTCGGTAATAATATTTTTGGTGTTAGGTATGTTCTACAAAGGGACATCTTCTAAAACAGTACCATATTGGCTCTATTTATTGATTCTAATTCCTGGGATCATAATGGCCTCCATAACTTTAAATTATGATGTGGTTTTCCGTAAAGCCATAGCATTTAATTTAAGTGGGCCGGTTTGTTTAGGGGTTAGTGCTTTGTACTGCTATTATAAAAAAATTAGTGCTGATCAATTCAATAATTTGATAATACTATTATTGATGCCTCTAGTAGCTAATATGACTTATCTATATTTTTACACACCTAATATTGGCGAGGCTTTAATGAGTGGAACTGGATCTAATTACGCAGCCTCTGGAGGGTATGGACCTAATCAAATCTCAACAGTGATGGGCTTGGGTGCTTTTTTAGCATGTTCACGACTTTTTGTCGTAAAAAATAAAATGATCAATTTAATAGATTTGATAATTTTTGGGATGATGTTCTTTAGAGCAATGGTTACCTTTTCTAGAGGAGGAGTATTAACAGGTATCATTTGTATAATTGCCTTCGTTCTTATTTTCTATCAAAAAAAGATAGGAATAGATCAAGTAAAACTACTAAGAAAATCAGGTATTTTTTTTGGAGCTTTAATAATTATTTGGATGTATACTACACTAAAAACACAAGGATTAATAACGTATAGATATACTAATAGAGACGCTGCCGGAAAATTAGAAGATGACATTACAACAGGTAGAGCAGAACTTATTGAAACCGAATTGCAAGGATTTTATAATCACCCTATAATGGGAGTAGGGGTTGGTAAAGCTAAAGAGTATCGGTCTGACGAAGTTGGTTCTGCAACTGCCTCTCACAATGAAATAAGTAGATTATTATCTGAACATGGATTGTTGGGGTTAGCTGCCATTCTAATTCTTATATTTGTACCCGTAGTATTTTGGTTTAAATTCAAGAACAATTATTATTTTTTAGCTTTCTTAGCATTTTGGTTTCTAACCATAAATCACTCTGCTATGAGAATAGCTTTGCCCGGTTTTGTGTATGGCCTTGCATTATTATATATCGTAGATGAAAAAAAGAATCCTGTATATAGGAAACGACTTAACCATTAA
- a CDS encoding glycosyltransferase family 4 protein, with translation MKKRILYIGNDLTINSFTATYISFFSKVLKKEGYAVRTASNKNNKALRLLEMLGLIMKYHKSTDVVLIDTYGALNFYYAYMVGKACQFFDLEYIPILHGGNLPERITHSPKFSKSLFGNAKMNVAPSKFLYDVFVNAGFSNTQIIPNSVELKKYPFKNRLEFNPKLLWVRRFQNRYNPMMAVEVLEQLKQHFPKASLCMVGPEKDGALAKCKAFAEKNNLDVKFTGKLRKKEWAKLSVNYDIFLNTTNIDNTPISVIEAMALGLSIVSTDVGGMHFLIENNKDGLLVPSHNKDKMVSAILYLLNNQKKANLMTLNAREKVDNFDWELIKNKWNLLLQ, from the coding sequence ATGAAAAAAAGAATCCTGTATATAGGAAACGACTTAACCATTAACAGCTTTACAGCTACGTATATATCCTTTTTTAGCAAAGTGTTGAAGAAAGAGGGCTATGCCGTTAGAACTGCGTCTAATAAAAATAATAAGGCTTTACGTTTATTAGAAATGTTAGGTCTTATTATGAAATATCATAAGTCTACAGATGTGGTTCTTATAGATACCTATGGAGCGTTAAATTTTTATTACGCTTATATGGTAGGAAAAGCGTGCCAGTTTTTCGATCTTGAGTACATACCTATACTGCATGGAGGAAATCTTCCAGAGAGGATAACACATTCTCCAAAATTTAGCAAAAGTCTATTTGGAAATGCGAAGATGAATGTAGCTCCTTCAAAATTCTTATACGATGTCTTTGTAAATGCGGGTTTCTCTAATACGCAGATCATTCCAAATTCTGTAGAATTAAAAAAATATCCATTTAAAAATAGATTAGAATTTAACCCTAAATTATTGTGGGTACGGAGGTTTCAGAATAGATATAACCCAATGATGGCGGTTGAAGTTTTGGAGCAATTAAAGCAACACTTCCCAAAAGCTTCGCTATGTATGGTTGGGCCTGAGAAAGATGGTGCCTTGGCTAAATGTAAGGCATTCGCAGAAAAGAATAATCTTGACGTGAAATTTACAGGAAAACTTAGAAAAAAAGAGTGGGCAAAATTATCTGTGAATTATGATATTTTCTTGAACACTACTAATATAGATAACACCCCTATTAGTGTAATAGAAGCTATGGCACTGGGTTTATCCATTGTATCTACAGATGTTGGTGGAATGCATTTTCTTATTGAAAATAATAAGGATGGTTTATTGGTTCCTTCTCATAATAAGGATAAAATGGTCTCTGCAATTTTGTATCTTCTAAACAATCAGAAGAAAGCTAATCTTATGACATTAAATGCTCGGGAAAAAGTAGACAATTTTGATTGGGAGCTTATAAAAAATAAGTGGAATTTATTACTCCAGTAA
- a CDS encoding glycosyltransferase family 4 protein gives MKPSIIYIGNKVSNSQTNPTTHNKLVENLTAEEFKVFSASCKTNKIIRLLEMIWVFLKNRSQSSYVLIDVYSTQNFWYAVILSKLSIFFEIKYIPILHGGDLISRFNRSKKASTSLLAKAFVIVSPSKYLKEEVSGLAFNNVVYIPNSLDLKSYKFKLRKELRPKLLWVRAFDEIYNPMMAIKAFQLILERFPNAHLCMVGPDKDGTLEICKKYALSNNLNITFKGKLKKEKWIQLSDDFSIFLNTSFIDNIPVSVLEAMALGLPVISTNVGGISYIIEGGKSGVLVNAGDEVAMSKAICYLLENQESAQKISLDARLNLENYSWESVKNEWLKILN, from the coding sequence ATGAAGCCAAGCATTATTTATATAGGTAATAAGGTTTCAAATTCACAAACTAATCCCACTACCCATAATAAGTTGGTAGAAAACCTGACTGCAGAAGAATTCAAAGTTTTTTCAGCTTCTTGTAAAACCAATAAAATAATTAGGCTTTTAGAGATGATATGGGTGTTTCTTAAAAATAGATCCCAGTCTAGTTATGTTCTTATTGATGTGTATAGTACTCAAAATTTTTGGTACGCAGTGATATTGAGTAAGCTTTCTATTTTTTTTGAAATAAAATATATTCCCATTTTACATGGCGGAGATCTCATATCTAGATTTAATAGATCAAAAAAGGCAAGTACCTCGCTTCTAGCTAAAGCTTTTGTTATTGTTTCTCCCTCAAAATATCTTAAAGAGGAGGTGAGCGGTTTAGCATTCAATAATGTAGTATATATTCCAAATTCACTAGATCTTAAGAGTTACAAATTTAAGCTTAGAAAGGAGTTGCGTCCAAAATTGTTATGGGTAAGAGCTTTTGATGAGATATACAACCCTATGATGGCTATTAAAGCATTTCAATTGATTCTTGAAAGGTTCCCTAATGCTCATCTCTGTATGGTGGGTCCGGATAAGGATGGTACTTTAGAGATTTGTAAAAAATATGCTCTTTCAAACAATTTGAACATTACTTTTAAAGGAAAGTTGAAAAAGGAAAAATGGATACAACTCTCAGATGATTTTAGCATCTTTTTAAATACCAGTTTTATTGATAATATTCCCGTGAGTGTTTTAGAGGCGATGGCCCTTGGTCTTCCTGTTATTTCAACTAATGTAGGGGGAATCTCATATATTATTGAAGGCGGGAAAAGTGGTGTTTTAGTGAATGCTGGTGATGAGGTTGCTATGAGTAAAGCTATCTGTTATCTTCTTGAAAATCAAGAGTCGGCACAGAAAATAAGTTTGGATGCCAGGTTAAATTTGGAGAATTATAGCTGGGAATCTGTTAAAAATGAGTGGTTGAAAATACTAAACTGA